Proteins encoded by one window of Pecten maximus chromosome 15, xPecMax1.1, whole genome shotgun sequence:
- the LOC117343104 gene encoding uncharacterized protein LOC117343104, with amino-acid sequence MNTFEHYNRHNGTRTIRLEWIIKGYHIFHRGPDPAIKLSVEIEENNRYDSSAMKVMVPNLNEIPQYLHENVTRQENINRRLPVQRVRDIAGQQIGRVPANLCRAFRMLLRNNFVQEISCFYKGEIRQSLHPHVQQRYRRNPTGGHDQAGGGADLFHKLNWTPDYLHKNMRNFI; translated from the exons ATGAACacttttgaacattataatCGACATAACGGTACCAGGACCATTCGACTTGAATGGATTATCAAAGGCTATCACATATTCCATCGTGGTCCTGATCCAGCTATCAAATTGAGCGTTGAAATTGAGGAAAACAACAGATATGACTCATCAGCAATGAAAGTAATGGTTCCTAATCTAAATGAAATTCCTCAATATTTACACGAGAATGTGACAAGACAAGAGAATATAAATAGGCGTTTACCGGTGCAAAGAGTGCGTGATATTGCAG GTCAACAGATAGGTCGTGTGCCTGCAAATTTATGTCGTGCATTTCGAATGTTGCTGAGGAATAACTTTGTCCAAGAAATATCATGCTTTTACAAAGGAGAAATCAGACAAAGTCTACATCCCCATGTTCAACAGCGTTACAGGAGAAACCCAACAGGGGGACATGACCAGGCGGGAGGTGGTGCAGATCTGTTCCACAAATTGAATTGGACACCAGattatttgcataaaaatatGAGGAactttatatag